One genomic region from Labeo rohita strain BAU-BD-2019 chromosome 7, IGBB_LRoh.1.0, whole genome shotgun sequence encodes:
- the LOC127168711 gene encoding uncharacterized protein LOC127168711 yields the protein MSDAPILRKAIPQAQSTDSGHTQMTSRPLYITEPTASKHVCFYKSGDSQFSGLPVVINSRTFKTFEALLDSLSKRVPLPFGVRTITTPRGHTAVQSLDQLQHGHSYICSDRRTVKPIDFERARRKLPPWYHARPVSARSLAWYTHSSAQHGTCSARRNEHAILLHSPKRLVLFRNGEPEVKHTLMLQRRTTYSFEALLDRMSEVMHFPVLKLHTPDGRRVDGLPALILCSGVLVAAGREPFKKRNYDVQKPSPLTWLPVKRLGRRHPVTRKKKSSSTKSRPFSPSSEDYFVNQIQNSISGSMCDFPSNPNGSVEVEPTMHLESVAETGIIKSRDGEKEDDTHMPSDDDIEKSFKVNQDGSMTVEMKVRLTIKEEETIHWTTTVSRSSVYNQCKATTFSSPDLDANLPDSILPHSDTLTTEVSERDPDDSNHFCPEDGCKVNEETEISEGAASMELERLPSPLSHFPGLHKVQHKQGSTESIKTVRNTEINENHSYSYMEELDSGEVKQEYGMVQHCNHPVPKPRCTLASEIHTMTRLQLSNYRCSENPQFQDNQTKMFETPLHIDKKQTCQENFSGNTQLHLQGFGSSPYTASSNTTFTAASDKIFHSFNEDIKSENLATIKCQSAGKQGTLSPISEPYTSTDKTNTTSTKRAKVAMTPGIASSKASVSKGVTLGTTTRRKPVRVIVKKNHLFKSAIPEGKQRPNKADILKEIKKKRFDILSQKGAMKLNKHFRAKVAQKLLKRRNINANGNVPLKSQTEQLECIQLKTDDLSPFWVEKDQNNTQVQAGSYTLPKTKMQNASLIKGTLRWQTSEYVELWLQRSKKVKPPLHNQPSLETIPKNNTMVKASLFNYQSFNSMQLSAKEALEEKEICLYSPKTKKPEQINSDHLTKTRENQQTSELISKKDSYDTENTSLRRPLDIHTKAPTELIDFQAQKFYTVKMAVRPDMKPVLEQLCYYIQSLQLSLKASKCLAEFSSHVESTFSSSSRVLLAFLSVMTLKDGLSYLNACGQADANLRCSEAMLMLQSLKELAAIEDAEHLRISLSDLHNSASVQLLQSWKGFQVLINKARFSSATPETSVSESHQSPSSEEEEHAIQVLMEHLGVPERVIEELAALKQLDENMICNQTKETDKGSDLFPAMKMNAFSELYSKDKMASFPDFVLEDYVNIYVNSVIDRAITAHLKDSDNSQEFVVGSLERPEKDLVIGNRYQQDLRNDNFYNTKKNFQGDTIPVSDIGKDMPSGESSFGAKMYRELEKVGHKRQEEETLKKHLEKAEEMRVERQMEITEGSGTCKENSAKWEKNSKSLKTVLKKEELIGKVVNETEKHRDTVEKEGSKLSESLVTCIGKLNFSAKEKVIQQEENGCYNDEIIPKERYFSKEKNLTVKSPGPVDGEDQIRSKETISRQLQNEFQFIQTHDQLHNRIKSTERDIVLPEVQGIPHTHIGSNIEVDEIQHSITHQDFCIESKTYSEEAPECYSIYQENCLEIPEETTEYEENENEFKEERASTVAKPIGSLQDQEETVGKRPYNTEQKTGKRLWNYISATNLEASKIVKITETESIDSVASSLAFSYDSKTSDLSKDPEVHIQTNKVKSIRDMFLAKSNTDMQHGQTQLSSPSSELSELESSHRKEYQLLTSSDVSREEKNTCKLSIAKGYVKRTIEQLYGKGSKGCSSDEKKSPSTDKVENRVGLRGTNAIPDLSYFNATSSADSSNEPMNCVTLNTRMGLRDAVPIDKGHWLLKENLLSLKSCSENEYTSKHIKDKDESEWDSGKEDIPYSLFGHSPMMPDKDPSFTEQEEECPGRTITYFHLPNANDSEVHPDELKTDTPKGKTENKVTPLTETPKCWAEKHSFATVFTPMDIIKAANKVHPMIETTPPVITQPTKGQSAVTRHSAEPDALEILYMFCGQHCPIL from the exons ATGAGTGATGCTCCAATACTTCGAAAGGCTATTCCACAGGCCCAGTCTACCGATAGTGGTCACACTCAGATGACATCACGGCCACTTTACATCACTGAGCCAACTGCTTCCAAACATGTGTGCTTTTATAAAAGCGGTGATTCCCAGTTCAGTGGTCTGCCTGTGGTTATCAACAGCCgcacttttaaaacttttgagGCTCTCTTGGATAGTCTATCCAAGCGTGTGCCACTACCATTTGGTGTGCGCACCATTACAACTCCTCGTGGTCATACGGCGGTTCAGTCTCTTGATCAGTTACAACATGGTCACTCCTACATTTGCTCTGATCGTCGAACTGTCAAACCCATTGACTTTGAACGAGCACGCCGAAAACTGCCTCCCTGGTATCACGCTCGTCCTGTTAGTGCCCGCAGCTTGGCTTGGTATACACATAGCTCTGCTCAACATGGAACCTGCAGTGCAAGACGGAATGAGCATGCCATCCTGTTGCACTCACCAAAGCGGCTAGTACTGTTCCGTAATGGAGAACCAGAAGTGAAGCACACCCTGATGCTGCAGAGAAGAACAACATACTCATTTGAAGCACTGTTAGATCGCATGTCAGAGGTTATGCATTTCCCGGTGCTCAAGTTACATACACCTGATGGAAGAAGG GTGGATGGGCTTCCTGCTTTGATATTATGCTCTGGGGTATTGGTGGCTGCTGGCCGGGAACCcttcaaaaaaagaaactatGATGTTCAGAAGCCATCTCCACTAACATGGCTACCTGTTAAAAGACTAGGACGGCGACATCCAGTAACCA GAAAAAAGAAGTCCAGCAGTACCAAATCTCGTCCCTTCTCCCCATCCTCTGAAGACTACTTTGtgaatcaaatacaaaacagtataTCAGGAAGTATGTGTGATTTTCCAAGCAACCCAAATGGCTCTGTGGAAGTCGAGCCTACAATGCATCTTGAGTCAGTTGCTGAAACAGGTATAATCAAGAGCCGGGATGGTGAGAAAGAGGATGACACACACATGCCTTCAGATGATGACATTGAAAAATCTTTCAAAGTGAATCAAGATGGAAGTATGACTGTAGAAATGAAGGTACGCCTCACTATTAAAGAGGAGGAAACAATTCATTGGACAACCACTGTCAGTCGTTCCAGTGTGTACAATCAATGTAAAGCAACCACCTTTTCCTCTCCTGACCTGGATGCTAATTTACCTGACAGCATACTCCCACATAGTGATACTCTTACTACAGAGGTCAGTGAGCGTGACCCTGATGACAGCAACCATTTCTGCCCTGAGGATGGCTGTAAAGTAAATGAAGAGACTGAAATCAGTGAAGGTGCTGCAAGCATGGAGTTAGAGCGGCTACCTTCACCGCTTTCCCACTTTCCAGGGTTGCACAAGGTACAGCACAAACAAGGATCCACTGAGAGCATCAAGACTGTTCGTAATACAGAAATTAATGAGAACCATTCATACTCTTACATGGAAGAGCTGGACAGTGGAGAAGTGAAGCAGGAATACGGTATGGTACAGCATTGTAACCACCCTGTACCCAAGCCTCGATGTACCCTGGCCTCTGAAATTCACACCATGACACGGCTACAACTGAGCAACTACAGATGTTCAGAGAATCCCCAGTTTCAGGACAATCAGACAAAGATGTTTGAGACACCTTTACATATTGATAAAAAGCAGACTTGTCAAGAGAACTTCTCAGGCAATACACAGCTTCATTTGCAAGGCTTTGGCAGTTCACCTTATACAGCATCTTCTAACACCACTTTTACAGCAGCCTCAGATAAAATCTTCCATTCCTTTAATGAAGATATAAAATCTGAGAACTTGGCAACCATCAAATGTCAGTCAGCTGGAAAACAAGGTACACTCTCTCCAATTTCTGAACCTTATACTTCCACTGACAAAACAAACACCACCTCAACAAAGAGGGCCAAGGTAGCTATGACCCCAGGTATCGCATCCTCAAAAGCCTCAGTATCTAAAGGTGTTACTCTTGGTACAACCACAAGGAGGAAGCCAGTTAGAGTAATAGTAAAAAAGAATCACTTGTTTAAGTCTGCTATTCCAGAAGGAAAACAAAGGCCTAATAAAGCTGACAttctgaaagaaataaagaaaaaaagatttgataTATTAAGCCAGAAAGGAGCTATGAAACTAAACAAGCATTTCAGAGCAAAAGTTGctcaaaaactactaaaaaggAGAAATATTAATGCAAATGGAAATGTGCCTCTAAAATCTCAAACAGAGCAGTTAGAGTGtattcaactgaaaacagaTGACTTAAGCCCTTTTTGGGTTGAAAAAGATCAAAATAACACCCAAGTGCAAGCTGGTAGTTACACTTTGCCCaagacaaaaatgcaaaatgcatcaCTCATCAAAGGCACACTGAGATGGCAAACATCAGAGTATGTTGAACTCTGGCTACAGAGAAGTAAAAAGGTTAAACCTCCACTGCATAACCAGCCTTCTTTAGAAACTATACCCAAAAATAACACAATGGTAAAAGCATCTCTGTTCAATTATCAATCTTTTAATTCAATGCAACTATCAGCAAAGGAAGCTCTTGAAGAGAAAGAGATTTGTCTATATTCGCCAAAGACAAAAAAGCCAGAACAAATAAACAGTGATCACTTAACAAAAACAAGGGAAAACCAACAGACATCTGAGCTAATAAGTAAGAAAGActcatatgacactgaaaatACTTCACTGAGGAGACCACTTGATATCCATACAAAGGCTCCAACAGAACTGATAGATTTCCAAGCACAGAAGTTCTACACAGTAAAAATGGCTGTAAGGCCAGATATGAAGCCAGTACTTGAGCAGCTTTGTTATTACATTCAGTCACTTCAGTTATCTCTGAAAGCATCTAAATGTCTGGCAGAATTTTCTTCACATGTGGAATCTACATTTAGCTCTTCCTCTCGGGTACTCCTTGCCTTTCTTTCTGTTATGACTTTAAAGGATGGCTTAAGCTATTTAAATGCATGTGGTCAGGCTGATGCCAACCTACGCTGTTCTGAGGCTATGCTCATGCTGCAGTCTCTAAAAGAATTGGCAGCAATAGAAGACGCAGAACATCTAAGGATAAGTCTATCTGACCTTCACAACTCAGCATCTGTTCAGTTGTTACAGAGCTGGAAGGGCTTCCAAGTACTGATCAATAAAGCAAGGTTTAGCAGTGCCACACCAGAGACCTCTGTGAGTGAGTCCCATCAAAGTCCAAGTTCAGAAGAGGAAGAACATGCTATCCAAGTGCTAATGGAACATTTAGGTGTTCCTGAGAGAGTCATAGAGGAGTTGGCAGCCCTCAAGCAGTTAGATGAGAACATGATATGCAATCAGACAAAAGAAACTGACAAAGGTAGTGATTTATTCCCAGCaatgaaaatgaatgcattttcaGAGCTATACTCTAAAGATAAAATGGCTAGTTTCCCAGATTTTGTGCTGGAAGATTATGTGAACATCTATGTTAATTCAGTTATTGATAGAGCTATAACTGCACACCTTAAAGATAGTGACAATTCACAGGAGTTCGTTGTAGGCTCACTGGAAAGACCTGAAAAGGACCTTGTGATTGGCAATAGATACCAACAGGATTTAAGAAATGACAATTTTTACAACACAAAGAAAAATTTTCAAGGGGATACAATACCTGTTTCTGATATCGGCAAGGATATGCCATCTGGTGAATCTAGCTTTGGGGCTAAAATGTACAGAGAGTTGGAGAAGGTAGGACACAAGAgacaagaagaagaaacttTAAAGAAACATCTGGAAAAGGCAGAAGAGATGAGAGTAGAAAGACAAATGGAAATTACTGAGGGAAGTGgtacatgcaaagaaaatagtGCTAAATGGGAGAAGAATTCTAAATCTCTGAAgacagtattaaaaaaagaagagctGATAGGAAAAGTGGTTAATGAGACAGAAAAACATAGAGACACAGTTGAAAAGGAAGGGTCGAAATTATCAGAATCACTTGTTACCTGTATAGGAAAACTAAATTTCTCTGCAAAAGAAAAGGTTATCCAACAGGAGGAGAATGGATGCTATAATGATGAGATCATTCCTAAAGAGAGGTATTTCAGTAAAGAAAAGAATCTTACTGTGAAAAGTCCTGGGCCAGTTGATGGAGAAGATCAAATACGTTCAAAGGAGACAATATCAAGGCAATTGCAAaatgagtttcagttcattcaaACTCATGACCAGTTACACAATAGAATAAAAAGTACAGAGAGGGATATTGTATTACCTGAGGTGCAAGGTATTCCTCATACTCATATTGGATCAAATATAGAAGTGGATGAAATACAACATTCAATAACACACCAAGACTTCTGTATAGAAAGTAAGACTTATTCTGAGGAGGCACCAGAATGCTACTCCATCTATCAGGAAAACTGTTTGGAGATTCCTGAAGAAACCACTGAATATGAAGAAAATGAGAATGAGTTTAAAGAGGAAAGAGCAAGTACTGTTGCAAAGCCTATTGGTAGTCTACAAGACCAGGAAGAAACAGTGGGTAAGAGACCTTATAATACAGAACAGAAAACTGGCAAAAGGCTTTGGAACTACATCAGTGCAACTAATCTAGAGGCATCAAAGATTGTCAAAATCACAGAAACTGAATCAATTGATTCTGTCGCATCATCATTAGCATTCAGCTATGATTCCAAAACCAGTGATTTGTCAAAAGATCCAGAGGTACACATTCAGACCAACAAAGTGAAATCCATCAGAGACATGTTCCTTGCTAAGAGCAATACAGACATGCAGCATGGACAGACACAGCTGAGCAGCCCAAGTTCTGAATTGTCAGAACTTGAATCTTCTCACAGAAAAGAATACCAATTATTAACATCTTCAGACGTATCAAGAGAAGAGAAAAACACATGCAAGTTGTCCATTGCCAAGGGTTATGTAAAAAGAACTATTGAGCAACTTTATGGAAAAGGCTCTAAAGGATGTAGTTCTGATGAGAAGAAATCTCCTTCAACTGACAAAGTCGAGAACAGAGTAGGTCTTAGAGGTACAAATGCCATTCCAGATTTGTCATACTTTAATGCCACAAGTTCAGCAGATAGCTCCAATGAGCCAATGAACTGTGTCACTCTGAATACCAGGATGGGACTCAGGGATGCAGTCCCAATTGATAAGGGTCACTGGTTACTTAAGGAAAACCTACTGAGTCTGAAATCTTGTTCGGAGAATGAATACACTTCCAAGCATATTAAAGACAAGGATGAGTCAGAGTGGGATTCTGGAAAAGAGGATATTCCATATTCCTTATTTGGCCATTCTCCTATGATGCCTGACAAGGATCCTTCTTTCACAGAACAAGAGGAAGAGTGCCCAGGGAGGACAATCACCTACTTTCACCTTCCAAATGCCAATGATTCTGAGGTACACCCAGATGAGCTAAAAACTGACACTCCAAAagggaaaacagaaaacaaagtaactcCTTTAACAGAGACTCCAAAATGCTGGGCTGAGAAACATAGTTTTGCAACTGTCTTCACACCAATGGACATCATAAAAGCAGCTAATAAGGTGCATCCAATGATAGAAACTACACCTCCTGTAATTACTCAGCCAACCAAAGGACAAAGTGCAGTCACAAGACACTCTGCAGAACCTGATGCACTGGAGATTTTATACATGTTTTGTGGACAGCACTGCCCCATTCTTTAA